From a region of the Desulfosalsimonas propionicica genome:
- a CDS encoding sigma-54 interaction domain-containing protein, with protein sequence MKQSTESFFQEAVLRICSSLDIDKALDSCLNYLQNFIPADSMHLSVYIPDVRMLRFVAVAGEARSRPAADTVQAPAIDWQAPENQRPGLPDLHVVNNPGKDPKVASTLQQLHLDSNFSVMIMRLSLDDRYIGDVAVQSRGTNRYSDAHGRLFVQLRDPIAIALANALKHLEVVRLNEVLADDSRYFQEELRAKKGGEIVGADFGLSDVMRQVQQVARLDNPVLLLGETGSGKGMIADTIHKLSHRSAGPMITVNCGAIPGSLLESELFGHEKGAFTGADRQQRGRFERAQGGTIFLDEIGELPLQFQAKLLHVLQHREIERVGGSRTLALDIRIIAATNRDLAGMVRTGKFREDLWYRINVFPVMVPPLRQRKEDLPALVHHFLQRKSADLKLPFRPRLPAGALDRLMAHDWPGNVRELENLVERALIQSTGSQLDMDLLTGNTGGARTAAAAGAIDSSKDYPSLDSVCAHHIRQALDRSRGKISGPGGAAELLKLHPNTLRQRMDKLNIAYRRRR encoded by the coding sequence ATGAAACAATCCACTGAATCCTTTTTCCAGGAAGCGGTGCTGCGCATTTGCAGCAGCTTAGACATTGACAAGGCCCTGGACTCCTGCCTGAATTATTTGCAAAACTTCATTCCGGCCGACTCCATGCATCTTTCGGTGTATATACCGGATGTCCGGATGCTGCGATTTGTGGCTGTGGCCGGCGAAGCTCGGAGCAGACCCGCCGCAGACACCGTTCAGGCCCCGGCCATTGACTGGCAGGCACCTGAAAACCAGCGCCCGGGACTGCCGGATCTGCATGTGGTCAACAACCCGGGAAAAGACCCGAAAGTGGCATCCACACTGCAGCAGCTGCACCTGGATAGCAATTTTTCAGTCATGATCATGCGCCTGTCTCTGGATGATCGCTATATTGGCGACGTGGCGGTCCAGAGCCGGGGCACGAACCGCTATTCCGACGCCCATGGCCGGCTTTTTGTCCAGCTCCGGGACCCCATTGCCATTGCCCTGGCCAATGCACTCAAGCACCTGGAGGTTGTCCGCCTCAATGAAGTGCTGGCCGATGACAGCCGCTATTTCCAGGAAGAGCTCAGGGCCAAAAAAGGCGGCGAGATTGTGGGGGCGGATTTCGGGTTAAGCGATGTCATGCGTCAGGTCCAGCAGGTGGCCCGGCTCGACAACCCGGTCTTGCTCCTGGGCGAAACCGGCAGCGGCAAGGGAATGATCGCCGATACCATCCACAAGCTTTCCCACAGGTCCGCCGGACCCATGATCACCGTCAACTGCGGCGCCATACCCGGCTCTCTGCTGGAAAGCGAGCTTTTCGGCCATGAAAAGGGCGCGTTTACGGGGGCGGACCGGCAGCAGCGGGGGCGATTTGAACGCGCCCAGGGCGGAACCATTTTTCTGGATGAAATCGGGGAACTGCCCCTGCAGTTTCAGGCCAAACTGCTGCATGTGCTGCAGCACAGGGAAATTGAGCGCGTGGGCGGAAGCCGGACCCTTGCCCTGGACATCCGGATCATCGCTGCCACCAACCGGGATCTTGCCGGCATGGTCCGCACCGGGAAATTCCGGGAAGACCTGTGGTACCGGATCAATGTTTTTCCCGTCATGGTGCCGCCGCTTCGCCAGCGAAAAGAGGATCTTCCCGCCCTGGTGCATCATTTTTTGCAGCGCAAGTCCGCGGATTTAAAACTCCCGTTTCGCCCCCGGCTGCCCGCCGGCGCCCTGGACCGGCTCATGGCCCATGACTGGCCGGGAAACGTCCGCGAACTGGAAAACCTTGTGGAAAGAGCCCTGATCCAATCCACCGGAAGCCAGCTGGATATGGATTTGCTCACCGGCAATACCGGAGGCGCCCGCACTGCGGCGGCGGCCGGCGCCATAGATTCAAGCAAAGATTATCCCTCCCTGGATTCGGTATGCGCACACCACATTCGCCAGGCCCTTGACCGGAGCCGGGGAAAAATCAGCGGTCCGGGCGGAGCCGCCGAACTGCTCAAACTGCATCCCAACACCCTGCGC
- a CDS encoding efflux RND transporter periplasmic adaptor subunit, whose product MKADLWILIFSLIMVPVSGSAAPEDQGPKGPPPLVQVAAVDLENARKPEKFVGHVEAIVSIDLRARVEGYLEKVNFCEGAAVDKGQLLYVIEQGPYQTRVDSAKAGVIQAEADLFKARTRLGRLQSARPESVSKTDLDDARAARDLARGRLQEAEAGLELAEINLDYTTIEAPIKGRVGQSFYKQGDLVGPSSGPLAEIVRMDPIRVVFSMNESNMDMLHHVDTDTPAAPDGKELTVRVRFPGKKVDYAHEGKIEFIDNRMDPETGTIAVRARFDNPEGQLVPGRYVNVFVQPDQPDMQPAVLQRAVQQDRDGRFVFVVNQNAGVEKRRIGTGPVIGDKVIVQSGLSQGETVIVEGIQKVSPGIRVKTRTDEKEDF is encoded by the coding sequence ATGAAAGCGGATTTGTGGATTCTGATTTTTTCTTTGATCATGGTTCCGGTCTCCGGCTCGGCGGCCCCGGAAGACCAGGGGCCCAAGGGCCCGCCGCCCCTGGTGCAGGTGGCGGCTGTGGACCTGGAAAACGCCCGCAAGCCGGAAAAATTTGTGGGCCATGTGGAGGCCATTGTATCCATTGATCTTCGTGCCCGGGTGGAGGGCTACCTGGAAAAGGTCAATTTTTGTGAAGGCGCCGCTGTCGACAAAGGGCAGCTTTTGTATGTGATCGAACAGGGGCCGTATCAGACCCGGGTTGATTCAGCCAAAGCCGGGGTAATCCAGGCCGAGGCGGATTTGTTTAAGGCCCGGACCCGGCTTGGCCGTCTGCAGTCGGCCCGGCCTGAAAGCGTGTCCAAAACCGATTTAGACGATGCCCGGGCAGCCAGGGATCTGGCCCGGGGCCGGCTGCAGGAGGCTGAGGCCGGCCTGGAGTTGGCAGAAATAAACCTGGATTATACCACCATTGAAGCGCCCATAAAGGGGCGGGTCGGCCAGAGTTTTTACAAACAGGGCGACCTGGTGGGCCCTTCTTCAGGGCCGCTGGCGGAAATTGTCCGAATGGATCCAATCCGGGTGGTGTTTTCCATGAATGAATCAAACATGGACATGCTCCATCATGTGGATACGGATACACCCGCAGCGCCGGACGGAAAAGAACTGACCGTTCGGGTCCGGTTTCCGGGCAAAAAAGTCGATTATGCCCATGAAGGAAAAATTGAATTTATTGACAACCGGATGGATCCCGAAACCGGCACCATTGCGGTTCGGGCCCGGTTTGACAATCCGGAAGGACAATTGGTGCCGGGCCGGTATGTCAATGTTTTTGTGCAGCCGGATCAGCCGGATATGCAGCCTGCGGTTTTGCAGCGGGCAGTGCAGCAGGACCGGGACGGCCGCTTTGTTTTTGTGGTGAATCAAAACGCCGGGGTTGAAAAACGCCGTATTGGAACCGGTCCGGTCATTGGCGATAAGGTGATTGTCCAATCCGGACTCAGCCAGGGGGAAACCGTGATTGTTGAGGGGATCCAGAAGGTGTCGCCCGGAATCCGCGTCAAGACCCGGACTGATGAAAAAGAGGACTTTTAG
- a CDS encoding efflux RND transporter permease subunit: MFSNIFIQRPRLAMVISIVITLAGLIAVFALPVAEYPSITPPVIRVSAVYPGASAQVVKDTVAAPIEQEMNGVEDMLYMESDCSNDGQYSLEITFDVDSDPDIDQVNVQNRLQLAESRLPQGVVDQGIDVRRRSSDMLGMIAFISPDGTRDRLFISNYVSRTIKDALQRVDGVSDVFIFGESEYSMRIWMDPDKLSSLGMSPDELIAAIRQQNIQATLGSVGTAPAVSGQDMQYTLNARGRLQDVAEFENIVVRSNEKGGLVQVKDVAEVELGSKDYSAAGNFNNKAAINVALYRSSDANALETMDAVRAELKRRAQSMPGDLDYVIPYDTTQYVSETIKEIVFTLGLTFLLVVLVIFVFLQNVRATLIPAAAVPVSIIGTFAVLLAMGFNLNTISLFALILAIGLVVDDAIVVVENVHRIMEEENLGANEATFKAMSQVTAPIIAITLVLLAIFVPVAFMPGITGLLYKQFGITLCVSVVISAICALTLSPALCSVLLKPPKPHTRGPFGWFNASLARGRFAYTWVVGWLVRHLAVGIVLFLMVCAGAWLFSGHIPGAFLPQEDKGGFLIDVELPEGATIQRTGKVTEKITDKLLDMEGIEYAIAVNGFSMLSGKAENVAFVVADLDPWEERRTPELHINELVRKAAMELNSVTTANIRPFVPPPIQGLGTTGGFDFRLQATRDQSPRELASVAMGLAAAANQEPSLSRVYTTFSADTPQIHLDLDRTRMEELGVPVSRLFSTLSQQLGSSYVNDFNLYGRTYQVKARSQAAYRAGMEDIQDLYVTSSKGREVPVENLIDMSTVLGARVINRYNQFSSAAIKGEPAAGYSSGQAMAAMERLARDNLPEGYSFQWSTMSYQEQKASGTVGFLFALALVFAYLFLAALYESWNLPVSIVLSVIVAALGAFVGLWVASYPMSIYAQIGMVLLVGLAAKNAILIVEFARDRKNQGASTYQAAIDGAAIRFRPVLMTALTFILGVAPLVVATGAGAASRRHIGTVVFSGMIAATTLGILIIPTLYYLFQRLGEKWQNWKDN, encoded by the coding sequence ATGTTTTCCAATATATTTATCCAGCGGCCCAGGCTGGCCATGGTTATTTCCATTGTGATCACCCTGGCCGGACTTATCGCGGTATTTGCCCTGCCCGTGGCTGAATATCCCTCGATCACGCCTCCGGTCATCCGGGTAAGCGCCGTGTATCCCGGCGCCAGCGCCCAGGTGGTCAAGGACACGGTGGCCGCCCCGATTGAGCAGGAGATGAACGGGGTTGAAGACATGCTCTACATGGAATCGGACTGCAGCAATGACGGGCAGTATTCCCTGGAGATCACCTTTGACGTGGACTCAGATCCGGATATCGACCAGGTCAATGTGCAAAACCGCCTCCAGCTTGCCGAATCCCGGCTTCCCCAGGGAGTTGTGGATCAGGGCATTGATGTGCGGCGCCGGTCCTCGGACATGCTGGGCATGATTGCTTTTATTTCTCCTGATGGTACCCGGGATCGTCTTTTTATCAGCAATTACGTGAGCCGGACCATCAAGGATGCCCTGCAGCGGGTCGACGGGGTCAGTGACGTATTTATTTTCGGCGAGTCTGAATACAGCATGCGCATCTGGATGGATCCGGACAAGCTCTCTTCCCTTGGGATGAGTCCGGATGAATTGATTGCCGCCATCCGGCAGCAGAATATTCAGGCCACCCTGGGCTCTGTGGGCACGGCCCCTGCTGTTTCCGGCCAGGACATGCAGTATACCCTCAATGCCCGGGGACGGCTTCAGGATGTTGCGGAATTTGAAAACATCGTTGTCCGGAGCAATGAAAAAGGCGGGCTGGTCCAGGTCAAAGATGTTGCCGAAGTAGAGCTGGGCAGCAAGGATTACAGTGCAGCCGGCAACTTTAACAACAAGGCGGCCATCAACGTGGCACTCTACAGGTCTTCGGATGCCAATGCCCTTGAAACCATGGACGCGGTCAGAGCCGAGCTCAAACGCCGGGCACAGAGCATGCCCGGGGACCTGGACTATGTCATTCCCTATGACACAACCCAATATGTGTCTGAAACCATCAAAGAGATCGTTTTTACCCTGGGGCTGACCTTCCTGCTGGTGGTGCTGGTGATTTTTGTTTTTCTGCAAAATGTCCGGGCTACGCTCATACCCGCTGCAGCCGTGCCGGTTTCCATTATCGGCACATTTGCAGTGCTCCTGGCCATGGGCTTTAACCTCAATACCATTTCCCTGTTTGCCCTGATACTGGCCATCGGCCTGGTGGTCGACGATGCCATCGTGGTGGTGGAAAATGTCCATCGCATCATGGAAGAAGAAAACCTCGGGGCCAATGAGGCGACCTTCAAAGCCATGTCCCAGGTCACGGCCCCGATTATTGCCATTACTTTGGTTCTTCTGGCCATATTCGTGCCCGTGGCTTTTATGCCGGGCATTACCGGACTTCTTTACAAGCAGTTCGGCATTACTTTATGTGTTTCAGTAGTGATTTCGGCAATTTGTGCGCTGACCTTGAGCCCCGCGCTTTGCAGCGTATTGCTAAAGCCCCCAAAGCCGCATACGCGCGGACCATTCGGCTGGTTTAATGCATCTCTGGCCCGGGGCCGGTTTGCCTATACCTGGGTTGTGGGCTGGCTTGTCCGGCACCTGGCAGTTGGCATTGTGTTGTTTTTGATGGTATGTGCGGGGGCCTGGCTGTTTTCCGGGCATATTCCGGGCGCGTTTCTGCCCCAGGAGGACAAGGGCGGATTTCTCATTGATGTAGAACTGCCCGAAGGCGCAACTATTCAGCGAACAGGCAAGGTTACTGAAAAGATTACAGACAAGCTTCTGGACATGGAGGGAATCGAGTATGCCATTGCTGTCAACGGATTCAGCATGCTCAGCGGCAAGGCGGAAAATGTGGCCTTTGTGGTTGCCGATCTCGATCCCTGGGAAGAGCGAAGAACGCCGGAACTGCATATTAACGAATTGGTGCGCAAGGCGGCCATGGAACTCAACTCGGTTACCACCGCCAACATTCGCCCGTTTGTGCCCCCGCCCATTCAGGGCCTGGGCACCACGGGCGGGTTTGACTTCCGGCTTCAGGCCACCCGGGACCAATCCCCCCGGGAACTGGCCTCGGTGGCCATGGGCCTGGCAGCAGCAGCCAACCAGGAGCCTTCCCTTTCCCGGGTGTATACCACCTTTTCTGCAGATACGCCCCAGATCCATCTCGATCTGGACCGGACCCGGATGGAGGAACTGGGCGTACCGGTAAGCCGGCTGTTTTCCACCCTCAGCCAGCAGCTGGGCTCCAGCTATGTCAATGACTTTAACTTGTACGGACGGACCTATCAGGTAAAGGCCCGGTCCCAGGCCGCCTACAGGGCCGGCATGGAAGATATACAGGACCTGTATGTGACCAGCAGCAAGGGCAGAGAAGTGCCGGTGGAAAATCTGATCGACATGTCCACCGTGCTCGGGGCCAGGGTGATCAACCGCTATAACCAGTTTTCCAGTGCCGCCATAAAAGGCGAGCCCGCAGCCGGCTATTCATCCGGCCAGGCCATGGCGGCAATGGAGCGGCTGGCCCGGGACAACCTGCCCGAAGGCTATTCATTTCAATGGTCCACCATGTCTTACCAGGAGCAAAAGGCCAGCGGCACCGTGGGTTTTTTGTTTGCCCTGGCCCTGGTTTTTGCCTACCTGTTTCTGGCGGCCTTGTATGAGTCCTGGAATCTGCCGGTTTCCATTGTTCTTTCGGTGATTGTGGCCGCGCTCGGCGCCTTTGTGGGCCTGTGGGTCGCATCATATCCGATGTCCATCTACGCCCAGATCGGCATGGTGCTGCTTGTGGGCCTGGCCGCCAAAAATGCCATTTTAATCGTGGAGTTTGCCAGGGACCGAAAGAACCAGGGGGCTTCAACCTACCAGGCGGCCATTGACGGCGCGGCCATTCGTTTCCGGCCGGTGCTCATGACCGCCCTGACATTTATCTTGGGCGTGGCCCCGCTGGTGGTTGCCACGGGGGCCGGGGCGGCCAGCCGCCGGCATATCGGCACTGTTGTGTTTTCCGGAATGATCGCGGCCACCACCCTGGGCATTCTCATTATTCCCACGCTCTACTACCTGTTTCAGCGGCTTGGGGAAAAATGGCAGAACTGGAAAGACAATTGA
- a CDS encoding efflux transporter outer membrane subunit: protein MRRLFCLMVLIPLIAAGCAMVGPDYKKVTPESPENWEARMEKGLAATRPESDTLSQWWDVFGDPVLSELEQKAVEGNLEIRTALSRLRQARIRRGISRSDLYPGMDGSGQVQRQRGSEAMPASYAGEETDYYMAGFDVSWELDLFGGIRRSVQAAQAEVEASRADLQDVLTSLMAEVAVTYIEVRTYQQRLDVTRANIEIQKKTYALNNSRYQSGLVDELAVQQALRNLESSRAVISRLETGLTTAKNRLAVLLGQSPGALDEKLAPKRSVPAVPKYVAVGIPADAMRRRPDIRQAERQVAAQTARIGAATAELYPKFRLLGTIGLEALDSGSDFLDAGSRFWNVGPGVSWNIFHGRALRLNIDLQTEKQKQALIAYKSAVLNARQEIEDALTAYAREQMRQASLEKAVDAARRTEFLARDRYKAGLADFYNVLDAQRSLLELEDERIRSKGQVASELARLYKALGGGWQYYNSFLEQAQSVPDAEKSE, encoded by the coding sequence ATGCGGCGGCTGTTTTGCCTGATGGTATTGATTCCATTGATTGCCGCAGGCTGCGCCATGGTGGGACCGGATTACAAAAAGGTGACGCCCGAATCCCCGGAAAATTGGGAGGCCCGCATGGAAAAGGGCCTGGCGGCCACCCGGCCAGAATCCGACACCCTGTCTCAATGGTGGGACGTATTTGGTGATCCGGTGTTAAGTGAGCTGGAACAAAAGGCAGTGGAGGGCAATCTGGAAATCCGGACCGCCCTTTCCCGGCTTCGTCAGGCCCGGATCAGAAGGGGCATCAGCCGATCTGACCTGTATCCGGGCATGGACGGCAGCGGGCAGGTGCAGCGGCAGCGCGGCAGCGAGGCCATGCCCGCGAGTTATGCCGGAGAGGAAACAGATTATTACATGGCCGGTTTTGACGTTTCCTGGGAACTGGATCTTTTCGGCGGAATCCGGCGTTCGGTTCAGGCCGCCCAGGCCGAAGTCGAGGCCAGCCGGGCGGATCTGCAGGATGTGCTCACAAGCCTGATGGCTGAAGTGGCCGTAACTTATATCGAGGTCCGGACCTATCAGCAGCGGCTTGATGTCACCCGGGCCAACATTGAAATCCAGAAAAAAACCTATGCATTAAACAATTCCCGGTATCAGTCCGGGCTGGTGGATGAACTGGCCGTGCAGCAGGCGCTCAGGAATCTGGAAAGCAGCCGTGCTGTGATATCAAGGCTGGAAACCGGGCTGACCACCGCCAAAAACCGGTTGGCCGTGCTGCTGGGTCAGTCGCCGGGCGCCCTGGATGAAAAGCTTGCGCCAAAGCGTTCGGTTCCCGCAGTCCCGAAATATGTGGCGGTGGGGATTCCGGCCGATGCCATGCGCCGCCGGCCCGATATCCGGCAGGCCGAACGGCAGGTGGCGGCCCAGACCGCCCGGATCGGTGCGGCCACTGCGGAATTGTATCCAAAGTTTCGCCTGTTGGGAACCATCGGGCTGGAGGCCCTGGACTCGGGCAGCGATTTTTTGGATGCCGGAAGCCGGTTCTGGAATGTGGGGCCCGGGGTGTCATGGAACATTTTCCATGGCCGGGCCCTTCGGCTAAACATTGATTTGCAGACAGAAAAGCAGAAGCAGGCCCTGATTGCCTATAAGTCCGCGGTGCTAAACGCCCGACAGGAAATAGAGGACGCCCTGACCGCCTATGCCAGGGAGCAGATGCGGCAGGCATCACTGGAAAAGGCTGTTGACGCGGCCCGGCGCACCGAGTTTCTGGCACGGGACCGGTATAAAGCCGGGCTTGCGGATTTTTATAACGTGCTCGACGCCCAGCGTTCCCTGCTGGAACTCGAAGACGAGCGCATCCGGTCCAAAGGACAGGTGGCCTCTGAACTGGCCCGTCTCTACAAGGCACTGGGCGGGGGGTGGCAATATTACAACAGTTTCCTGGAACAGGCGCAATCGGTTCCGGATGCTGAAAAATCCGAGTGA
- a CDS encoding EVE domain-containing protein, translating into MRTAVVAARTAVVTEDLKNRFQARRRKSVIQKRRPGYWLMKSEPGAFSIEDLKNSENQTAAWDGVRNYQARNLLRDELKAGDGVLFYHSNIAKPAIAGLAKVVREGYPDHTAQDPASDHYDPKATADNPRWFMVDIQYLACLPEPFDRNFLRSHPVLSKMAVLKKGNRLSVQPVTPEQWQAVLDVSGLPDPLK; encoded by the coding sequence ATGCGTACGGCCGTTGTTGCGGCCCGCACGGCTGTGGTCACAGAAGATTTGAAAAACCGGTTCCAGGCCAGAAGGAGAAAATCCGTGATACAGAAACGCCGGCCGGGCTACTGGCTCATGAAGTCCGAGCCCGGTGCCTTTTCCATCGAAGACCTGAAAAATTCCGAAAACCAGACTGCCGCCTGGGACGGGGTGCGCAATTACCAGGCCAGAAACCTTTTGCGCGATGAACTGAAGGCCGGAGACGGGGTGCTGTTTTATCACAGCAACATTGCCAAACCCGCCATCGCGGGCCTGGCAAAGGTGGTCCGGGAAGGCTATCCGGACCACACGGCCCAGGACCCCGCATCAGACCACTATGATCCCAAAGCAACTGCAGACAATCCCAGATGGTTCATGGTCGATATCCAATACCTGGCTTGTTTGCCCGAGCCCTTTGACCGAAATTTTCTTCGCAGCCACCCCGTGCTTTCGAAAATGGCGGTGCTGAAAAAGGGCAACCGGCTGTCGGTCCAGCCGGTCACCCCGGAGCAGTGGCAGGCTGTTTTGGATGTCTCGGGCTTGCCTGATCCGTTGAAATGA
- a CDS encoding methyl-accepting chemotaxis protein: MKLQNFSIKFRMIVSIGIVTAIAFAAVSVIVGLKSRNLSRRQATAATRYQVQNAAENVSANVGRALQSARIIAASMSGIQEQGQIPSRAAVTAILQQILKKNEQLLGVWTCWEPDAYDKGDAGVSQAPWNSEQGRFVPYVYREGGRIQTMALNDYLEADYYLRAKNSGEETVLEPFLYEIGGSEVLMTTLAVPIKAKGKILGVTGVDLSLDLFNQMMAETELTGNGYMTLVSQGQRFIGHPQASLAGRKVSGVYDWFDQHSEKISSGQGFVTTNASEKLAGDALRVAIPFEIGDTGARWTAMAAIPVNSILAEANQMVRLTVIIGGIAFMCVLSLVYLLSASIANPIQKIVEGLHKGSEQVASASNQVAASSQSQAEGSSQQASSLEETSSSLEEIAAQTRQNAENSRQADSAIKETAAVVDSGVASMEEMNSAIGGIQQSAQETSKIIQTIDDIAFQTNLLALNAAVEAARAGESGKGFAVVAEEVRNLAQRSAEAAQNTSQLIEKSRDNAENGVKAAEETAGQLRSIKESTGQIISLISEIAAASREQSEGVEQVNTAVSEMDKVVQQNAADSEESASAAQQLSSQATEMDRLVIRLRQIVHGKRKSDAQYQAAGTPDS, from the coding sequence ATGAAGCTGCAAAATTTTTCCATCAAATTCAGAATGATTGTTTCCATCGGCATAGTTACGGCCATTGCATTTGCCGCAGTATCCGTCATAGTGGGACTCAAGTCCCGGAATTTGAGCCGCCGGCAAGCCACAGCCGCCACCCGGTACCAGGTACAAAATGCTGCTGAAAATGTGTCTGCCAACGTCGGCCGCGCTCTTCAAAGCGCCCGGATCATTGCCGCGAGCATGTCAGGGATTCAGGAGCAGGGCCAGATACCCTCCAGGGCGGCTGTTACAGCCATACTTCAACAGATCCTCAAAAAAAATGAGCAACTGCTTGGCGTATGGACCTGCTGGGAGCCGGATGCATATGACAAGGGGGATGCCGGGGTATCCCAGGCCCCATGGAACAGCGAGCAGGGACGGTTTGTCCCTTATGTATACAGGGAAGGCGGCCGGATTCAAACCATGGCATTAAACGACTACCTGGAGGCGGATTACTATCTCAGGGCCAAAAACTCCGGAGAGGAAACGGTTTTGGAACCGTTTTTATATGAAATCGGCGGAAGCGAGGTCCTGATGACCACACTTGCGGTTCCCATCAAGGCAAAGGGAAAAATCCTGGGTGTTACCGGTGTCGATCTTTCTCTGGATTTGTTTAACCAGATGATGGCGGAAACCGAACTGACCGGCAACGGGTATATGACACTTGTCTCACAGGGCCAACGGTTTATCGGCCATCCGCAGGCCTCCCTTGCCGGCAGGAAAGTCTCGGGCGTATATGACTGGTTTGATCAGCACTCCGAAAAAATTTCCTCCGGCCAGGGTTTTGTCACCACCAATGCGTCCGAAAAACTGGCAGGCGACGCCCTTCGGGTAGCAATTCCCTTCGAAATCGGCGATACCGGTGCCCGGTGGACAGCCATGGCCGCCATTCCCGTCAACTCCATTCTCGCAGAGGCCAATCAAATGGTGCGCCTGACGGTAATCATTGGCGGCATCGCTTTTATGTGCGTTCTGAGCCTGGTCTACCTGCTGTCAGCATCCATTGCCAATCCGATTCAAAAAATCGTGGAAGGGCTGCACAAAGGCTCCGAACAGGTGGCCTCGGCTTCCAATCAGGTGGCGGCATCCAGCCAGTCCCAGGCGGAAGGCTCCAGCCAGCAGGCCTCCAGCCTGGAAGAGACATCTTCTTCACTGGAAGAAATTGCGGCCCAGACCCGACAAAATGCGGAAAACAGCCGGCAGGCCGATTCAGCCATCAAGGAAACCGCTGCAGTTGTGGACTCCGGAGTGGCGTCCATGGAAGAAATGAATTCAGCCATTGGCGGAATACAGCAATCAGCTCAGGAAACTTCCAAAATCATTCAAACCATAGATGATATCGCTTTTCAGACCAATCTGCTGGCCTTAAACGCGGCTGTTGAGGCTGCCCGCGCCGGGGAATCGGGCAAAGGCTTTGCCGTGGTGGCCGAAGAAGTGCGCAATCTGGCGCAGCGCAGCGCCGAGGCGGCCCAGAACACTTCCCAGCTAATTGAAAAATCCCGGGACAATGCGGAAAACGGCGTAAAAGCGGCAGAAGAAACCGCCGGCCAACTGCGCTCCATCAAGGAGAGCACCGGGCAGATCATCTCCCTGATTTCCGAGATTGCCGCAGCCTCCAGGGAGCAGTCCGAGGGTGTTGAACAGGTCAACACCGCGGTTTCGGAAATGGACAAGGTCGTCCAGCAGAATGCCGCCGACTCCGAGGAGTCGGCCAGTGCCGCCCAGCAGCTGTCCTCCCAGGCCACTGAAATGGACCGGCTGGTGATCCGGCTCAGACAAATTGTCCACGGCAAAAGAAAATCAGATGCGCAATACCAGGCGGCCGGCACACCGGATTCATGA
- a CDS encoding VOC family protein, whose amino-acid sequence MDQALKTANTILYCKNWSQTVLFYKDRLGLVVNFANDWFVEFCLAGGARLSIADQNRASVKSCGGAGITLALEVEAIEPVWAKINASGLGPTHIRDHPWGARVFYFYDPEGHRIEIWQQSP is encoded by the coding sequence ATGGACCAGGCTCTGAAAACGGCAAACACAATCCTTTACTGCAAAAACTGGTCTCAGACCGTTTTGTTTTACAAAGACCGGCTCGGCCTGGTTGTCAATTTTGCAAACGATTGGTTTGTGGAGTTCTGTCTGGCGGGCGGAGCCAGGCTGAGCATTGCCGATCAAAACCGCGCTTCGGTTAAAAGCTGCGGCGGCGCCGGTATCACCCTGGCCCTGGAAGTCGAAGCCATTGAACCGGTCTGGGCAAAGATAAATGCATCCGGTCTTGGGCCCACCCATATCCGGGATCATCCCTGGGGCGCACGGGTGTTTTACTTTTACGATCCGGAGGGCCACCGGATCGAAATCTGGCAGCAAAGTCCGTAG
- a CDS encoding RidA family protein has protein sequence MQSSGKTLINPPGTEQIYRHFQFSQAVRAGNRVWVSGQVGIDENGKAAEGIEAQARAAFVNLQHVLAEAGAGMQDVVELVTYHTAMKEIGRFLKVKAEFIPSDFPAWTAVGVTELVMPELLCEIRATAVIGSGGSRPEGT, from the coding sequence ATGCAATCTTCAGGAAAAACCCTGATCAATCCCCCGGGAACCGAGCAGATTTACAGGCACTTCCAGTTCTCCCAGGCCGTGCGCGCCGGAAACAGGGTCTGGGTATCGGGTCAGGTGGGCATTGACGAAAACGGAAAGGCCGCCGAAGGCATCGAGGCCCAGGCACGGGCGGCTTTTGTCAATCTGCAGCATGTTCTGGCAGAAGCCGGAGCAGGCATGCAAGACGTGGTGGAACTGGTGACCTACCACACCGCCATGAAGGAAATCGGCAGGTTTTTAAAGGTTAAGGCCGAATTCATCCCTTCTGATTTTCCGGCCTGGACGGCCGTGGGGGTCACCGAACTGGTCATGCCCGAGCTTTTGTGCGAAATCCGGGCCACTGCTGTGATCGGAAGCGGCGGCAGCAGGCCGGAGGGGACCTAA